The Fusarium fujikuroi IMI 58289 draft genome, chromosome FFUJ_chr01 sequence CGGTTGAAGAGGCCCAAGTTACAGCACATCCAACGCTGTAGTGTCCTATACCGTTGGCTGCGCCTTCTCTTGGAGCAGCCATCCCAAAGAGCACATGACCCACGTGATCATTTTGTAGTTGGTCCTGAGGCTTCCAATGGGATATGCCTGATCAACCCTTGCCTTTTACATTTGACTGTCTACAAGATCGTTCAATACAATCCAACATATCTCATCAATTGATTTGAGGACCTGATCTCACTTACACAGAGTCTGGTCAGGCCTGACAGGCCTAGAACCCGCCCCCACTTGTCCCTCCGAGCTGGGGCCTCCCGACAGTCTTGCCCCGGCCCAACGCAGCATCGGCTCCGTGTActttacctttactttacCTTTGACTCGAAACAGTCACAAGGCGGAGAATTCTCGTCCTAGTCGGGCTTTTATCTACTGCGCCTTGTTTTTTTACCCCTAAAGGAGAAAACCACCTTCACTGTCTTTACACTGTCCCTCGGCGCAGTAATCTACAGCTTCATTCATCGGACAGACCCGGCCCAAGTTCTAGGTGGGGTTTCAATGTCCAACGCGGGGCTCACTCTCTGCTTCTGACGACTCTTGCCGATTTAATTACAATACCGGCACTGACCTGGGCTGAACTGGACTGGACGAGAAACTCACCAGACTTTGTGGCACATCATGTCGTCGGTCAAAGCCACGAAGAAGAGCGCCTTCTCTTGTGAGCCGTGCCGTAGACGCAAGGTCAACACAATCGCTATTTCGCCCATAAACCTATACTGATGCCCTTTAGGTCAAATGTGGCGGCGAGCAACCGATTTGCAATCGCTGTGCTGCTAGAAGCGATGACTGTATTTACAAACTGTGGGACTCACCTCGGCCTCATTATTTTCTGAGCAATTGCTCACGTGTCATAGAAACCCGACTCTGTCTTACACCCAACGCCTCGAGGAACGCATCAAAGAATTGGAAGACCAACTCGCTGCTATCAAATCTCCTCCCTCAGTGGCCGCCTCAAACCATTCGAGTCCTGGTGTCTGGAACGGCCATGACTCGAATCGCCATCCTGACGAGCATGCAATGACGAGGAGCTTCATGGGTCTCAAGATCGACGACAAGGGTGGCATTACTTACCATGGACCGACTAGTCTTTTCAATCTTCCCAGTGACCCTCACAAGCATAAGCCAGACTCGATATCATCCATTGACTCAGATGCTCATAGGAGAGAGCGATTGGTCAACAATGCATGGCATCAACGAGCGATGGAAAACCTGTCTGATATCCCAGTAGGTTTTCGTGTAATCCACAGTCTCATGGGCCTCGACTTACACCATAAAGGAACCCTTTCAATACCTTCTGAACGTGCATTGGTGCTGGATCCAGCCTCTTTTCAACTTCATCTACAGGCCTGCATTCACTCGTATGCTTCACCTTGACATCATGTAAAAAGTAACTAACACTCACAGGTGACATGCAATCTATGGGGCCGTACTATTCTCACACTCTTCTGAATGCTATGCTCTCACATTCCATCCGCTGGGGTAAAAGCGATCCCTCCACCAAACAGCTGCTGGATCAGTCTTATGATGGAGGAGCTGTCTTTGCAAAACACGCCCGAAGCATGCTTTTCGATGAACTGAGTAGAGGCGTGTGCACTATCCCAACTGTTCAGACACTGCTACTTCTTAGCGCAGGGGAATGTGGTCATGGCAACACGACGCAGGCCTGGATTTATAGTGGCATAGCGTTCCGCCTCATCGATCATTTGGGCATTTGTGTTGATGGACAAAGGTATCCAGGATCTGTCCATTTGACTGATGAAGAGGTCGAAATTCGTCATCGACTTTACTGGAGTTGCTATTTCTGGGATAAGATTATCAGCCTATACCTCGGTCGTTCGCCTTCACTGCAACATACACAGGTGTCCCCGCCCCAAATTATCAGTAAGTCTAGCTGTGGAACTATTCATAAAGTAAATTACTCATAGTTTCTAGTGGACGACTCAGCTGAGAATGAGCTCTGGGTCCCCTTCGACTCTCCTCACGGATCAGATTGGAAGTATCCTCCTGCGACAGCTCATTCAACCTCCTGTTTCATGAGTGCTTGCCGGTTATCGGTCATCTTCAATGAGATTCTCATTCACATGTATGATCCATTACTGGAGAATACTGAGGCAGAGATGCAAGAGTGTCTACAGACGCAAGACCCTGCCATGAGACTATGGTGGGAACAACTCCCTCCTCATCTCAAAATCGAGCTCTCCGCCATGCCTGAGCTGGCACCTCCTTCGCACATTGTCACCATGAAGTGAGTATCAGTTTCTTATTTCTAAAAAGCGCTGGCTAACCCGGTTAAGTGCCTTGTACCATACGTTCAGAATCCTCCTGTTCAGGCCGATGCTCACCTGGCAGGTATACCCAGAGGATGAAGG is a genomic window containing:
- a CDS encoding related to pathway-specific regulatory protein nit-4, producing MSSVKATKKSAFSCEPCRRRKVKCGGEQPICNRCAARSDDCIYKLNPTLSYTQRLEERIKELEDQLAAIKSPPSVAASNHSSPGVWNGHDSNRHPDEHAMTRSFMGLKIDDKGGITYHGPTSLFNLPSDPHKHKPDSISSIDSDAHRRERLVNNAWHQRAMENLSDIPEPFQYLLNVHWCWIQPLFNFIYRPAFTRDMQSMGPYYSHTLLNAMLSHSIRWGKSDPSTKQLLDQSYDGGAVFAKHARSMLFDELSRGVCTIPTVQTLLLLSAGECGHGNTTQAWIYSGIAFRLIDHLGICVDGQRYPGSVHLTDEEVEIRHRLYWSCYFWDKIISLYLGRSPSLQHTQVSPPQIIMDDSAENELWVPFDSPHGSDWKYPPATAHSTSCFMSACRLSVIFNEILIHMYDPLLENTEAEMQECLQTQDPAMRLWWEQLPPHLKIELSAMPELAPPSHIVTMNALYHTFRILLFRPMLTWQVYPEDEGPHPMQNHLVECVTSATSIIAIFDLFCRTFTISHCVLSLSYSVYIAATIFLLQVQATPEDQQAVRKLSFCVRALHQAKTVNPVISSALDLITREMANLGLDPGFSTPQQQPPPPMPHPMPDVPMPTDIPITETVYPASFEIPAQQSPYEPEQLFQTPWADNMNPNAMAVDRGVFEALSSFEPLSVRVGAIYESGNNPQNFG